Proteins encoded together in one Ptiloglossa arizonensis isolate GNS036 chromosome 9, iyPtiAriz1_principal, whole genome shotgun sequence window:
- the LOC143151283 gene encoding uncharacterized protein LOC143151283 isoform X3, with protein MHKSHQNILESLRRNIIADMDVYNGIIQPLKSDYILNDEHIEKIQTGCSKQERAGILLDILPSRGPFAFESFREALRHHYEWLSEQMDKWEENEKSINDTQHVVSPILPPISPLTVIREQKMKDLKSYLMQLNPNGYVVLHGMKGFGKSCLTASTMKDTKFVGNFFYGEVYWIKFGYKRPIDEEIIIQLNRLYHLVKNLEILPESLKPEPLKDSLIHFLKHHFNKEKHCNALLILDDVYDSKIIEAFDFECKTLVITANRDVIWGKSISVFELLDGFTEAETLGLFAKVLDTKVDELPLEAKQIHYECKGMPLLIAMFSAQFEEFKHDMKLRPDRWKYYLNSLINKDENNRVIKIFLDKQKAIFNMCIEQLPIEMRKRYEELVIFREDVNITPQTLEILWGGCPFQVEEMMLDLCHKSLAAKQWNNELHSYIYGVHDLLLLHLRNKFSQKELVEMHKSLIEKYRKYCNGDFSKLPADNYSYSYIGYHLEQAQLYDEFPNIYLNFDFIQATIIHSGLTNLLIDLDNYRKYITKNNGPIYKAYFTDLKRFLDEQASIIVKHRHKKCLDIVQIAMNHPYEGYVKDTAIKLARERSKHLYVFHNKKLGQMDIPWSEEISTEIRTSCFACDPELILIGNGMGEIFLWDSVYKKKKVFYGHDKNCSIKKILTSTEGDCFLSLDDHGIVKLFRLSDDENYDQNHIALLSPRQKQSFWSGIFASTLPHDDSSIVFSVDGEIILDMTFTHDNNYVAACTNRGTIKIWNRYGRIVSQHSHNPQSNSCLKSVTFSMESNLLHLMDETHGGLITYCRCGTEYKYLSQYNSGLQKKKIIFFRDIPEQNNSLFIVTEDKAVYITWFRSNNDHMHSYNKEVRASIENRKIVYVCATITYDGQYLVLADSSGFINVWNVNTGTQPIATYKCRTSSLDTYWLKEEGFHIICGCENQLLHKWKFPVEGFSKSIRKPLFDASVQQFGKPDTVITETPSNTIVTLVGDEIIAESKPIDGKINNLILSSDRKKILFVTNKANSNERTVALFDIEKKETMPILNILQNIELIQILNIQNSNIVVCRGIDDNLRVWQNKELTYLIESAGYIISIHEVNEKHVLTVTRNGIITLWNINGTNWLRIDRITISSNILTTFSCLSYWKTILAVLTEISDVILYKLQEATITSSVCNKITEYFRKKYEQKLTCCEISPKDQYLAIGFVSGDVSIIDISMQEEIHKLCFHTTSVTQLYWAPSVIDAPVLLSVNSDEVVWWNVALAMHIHKQKKRLRGKINRSSSSPSICKSANVRLHMSTSYSANSSIYNAQHQLEGDTTTNGVHNVS; from the exons ATGCATAAATCACATCAAAATATCCTTGAAAGTCTGCGAAGAAATATAATTGCTGATATGGATGTGTATAATGGTATTATACAACCATTAAAATCTGATTATATATTAAATGACGAACACATAGAGAAGATTCAGACTGGATGTTCTAAACAAGAGAGAGCTGGAATTTTATTAGATATACTTccaag TCGAGGTCCATTTGCATTTGAGAGTTTTCGCGAGGCTTTACGGCATCATTACGAATGGCTTAGTGAACAAATGGATAAAtgggaagaaaatgaaaaaagtataaatgATACACAACACGTTGTTTCACCTATCCTTCCTCCAATTTCACCATTGACTGTGATTAGAGAACAAAAG ATGAAAGACTTAAAATCTTACCTAATGCAATTAAATCCAAATGGATATGTTGTACTTCATGGAATGAAAGGGTTTGGTAAATCATGCTTAACAGCTAGTACAATGAAAGATACAAAATTTGTAGGAAACTTCTTTTAT GGTGAAGTATATTGGATCAAATTCGGGTACAAACGTCCAATTGATGAGGAAATCATAATTCAATTAAACAGACTTTATCATCTTgttaaaaatttagaaatattacCAGAATCATTAAAACCAGAGCCTTTAAAAGATTCATTGATTCATTTCTTGAAACATcattttaataaagaaaaacaTTGTAATGCCTTATTAATTTTAGATGATGTTTACGATAGTAAAATAATCGAAGCATTTGATTTTGAATGCAAAACATTAGTAATTACTGCTAATCGTGATGTCATATGGGGAAAAAGCATTTCTGTATTTgag TTGCTTGATGGCTTCACTGAAGCTGAAACTTTAGGTCTTTTTGCTAAAGTGTTGGATACAAAAGTGGATGAACTTCCTTTGGAAGCAAAACAAATTCATTATGAATGTAAAGGAATGCCTTTATTAATAGCTATGTTTTCCGCTCAGTTTGAGGAATTTAAACATGACATGAAATTACGTCCAGATAGatggaaatattatttgaattcaTTGATAAATAAGGATGAAAACAATCG tgtaattaaaatatttctagaCAAACAAAAAGCAATTTTTAACATGTGTATAGAACAATTACCTATTGAAATGAGAAAACGTTATGAAGAATTGGTCATATTTAGAGAAGATGTGAATATAACCCCACAG ACATTGGAAATTCTTTGGGGAGGATGCCCGTTTCAAGTTGAAGAAATGATGCTAGATTTATGCCATAAATCTCTTGCAGCCAAACAGTGGAACAATGAATTACATAGTTACATCTATGGTGTTCATGATTTATTACTTCTCCaccttcgaaacaaattttcacaaaagGAATTAGTAGAAATGCATAAAtcattaattgaaaaatatcgtaaaTACTGCAATGGTGATTTTTCAAAACTTCCGGCTGACAATTATAGTTATTCATATATTGGATATCACTTAGAACAAGCACAATTGTACGATGAATTtcctaatatatatttaaattttgattttatccAAGCAACAATAATTCACAGTGGCTTAACTAATTTGTTGATCGATCTGGACAACTACAGAAAATATATTACTAAGAATAATGGTCCAATATATAAAGCATATTTTACCGACTTAAAGAGATTTTTAGATGAACAAGCAAGCATTATAGTAAAACATAGGCATAAAAAGTGTTTAGATATAGTACAGATTGCTATGAATCATCCTTATGAAGGCTATGTCAAAGATACGGCCATTAAACTTGCAAGAGAAAGATCTAAACATTTGTATGTGTTCCATAATAAAAAGTTGGGACAAATGGATATACCATGGAGTGAAGAAATTTCAACAGAAATTCGTACATCGTGCTTCGCATGTGATCCAGAGTTAATTTTAATTGGAAATGGAAtgggtgaaatatttttatgggATAgtgtttataaaaagaaaaaagttttcTATGGGCATGATAAAAATTGTAGCATAAAAAAGATTCTCACATCTACTGAAGGCGATTGTTTTTTATCATTAGATGATCATGGTATAGTGAAATTGTTTAGGCTCTCTGATGATGAAAATTACGACCAAAATCATATTGCTCTACTAAGTCCAAGACAAAAGCAATCTTTCTGGAGTGGAATATTTGCGAGTACACTTCCTCACGATGACAGCTCCATAGTGTTTTCTGTGGATGGCGAAATTATACTGGACATGACATTTACACATGACAACAATTATGTTGCAGCTTGTACAAATAGAGGGACGATAAAg ATTTGGAATCGTTATGGGAGAATAGTATCGCAGCATAGCCATAATCCACAGAG TAATAGTTGTCTTAAAAGTGTAACATTTTCTATGGAAAGTAACTTACTTCATCTAATGGATGAAACACATGGTGGTTTAATAACATACTGTAGATGTGGTacagaatataaatatttgtcaCAGTACAATTCAGGCttacaaaagaagaaaattatctTCTTTCGTGATATCCCGGAACAAAATAATTCCTTATTTATTGTTACTGAAGACAAAGCTGTGTATATAACATGGTTTAGATCAAACAATGATCATATGCACAGTTACAATAAAGAAGTAAGAGCAAGTATTGAGAACAGAAAGATCGTTTATGTTTGCGCTACCATAACGTACGATGGTCAATACTTAGTTTTGGCTGATTCTAGTGGTTTTATAAATGTATGGAATGTAAATACTGGAACACAACCAATAGCCACTTATAAATGTCGTACTTCTTCTTTAGATACATACTGGTTAAAAGAAGAAGGATTTCATATTATTTGTGGTTGTGAAAACCAATTACTTCATAAATGGAAATTTCCAGTAGAAGGATTTTCTAAATCAATAAGAAAACCATTATTTGATGCTTCAGTTCAGCAGTTTGGTAAACCAGATACTGTTATTACAGAAACTCCTTCAAATACTATTGTCACATTAGTTGGTGATGAAATAATCGCAGAATCTAAACCAAttgatggaaaaataaataatttaattctttcaTCTGATAGAAAGAAAATACTTTTTGTTACGAATAAAGCAAATTCTAATGAACGTACTGTCGCATTATTTGATATAGAAAAGAAGGAGACCATGCCTAtactaaatattttacaaaacataGAATTAATACAAATTCTAAACATTCAAAACAGCAATATAGTTGTTTGCAGGGGGATAGATGATAATTTAAGG GTATGGCAGAACAAAGAATTAACATACTTGATTGAAAGTGCAGGATATATTATTTCAATTCATGAAGTAAATGAAAAACATGTACTAACAGTAACCCGAAATGGTATAATAACACTTTGGAATATTAATGGTACAAATTGGTTACGAATAGACAGAATAACCATTAGCTCAAACATACTCACTACTTTCAGTTGTTTAAGTTATTGGAAAACTATTCTAGCAGTGTTAACTGAAATTAGCGatgtaattttatataaactGCAAGAAGCTACAATAACATCATCAGTGTGTAACAAAATTActgaatattttagaaaaaaatatgaaCAAAAACTAACGTGTTGTGAAATTTCACCAAAAGATCAATATTTAGCTATTGGTTTTGTAAGTGGAGATGTTTCT ATTATTGATATATCGATGCAGGAAGAAATACATAAACTATGTTTTCATACAACTTCTGTTACTCAACTATATTGGGCACCCTCTGTGATCGACGCTCCAGTTTTACTCTCCGTAAATTCTGATGAAGTGGTGTGGTGGAATGTTGCTTTGGCTATGCATAtacataaacaaaaaaaaagactcAGAGGCAAAATCAATCGTAGTTCAAGTTCTCCTTCTATTTGTAAAAGTGCAAATGTCAGATTGCATATGTCCACTAGTTACAGTGCAAACTCAAGTATATACAATGCACAACATCAATTGGAAGGTGACACTACCACGAATGGTGTACATAATGTAA GTTAA
- the LOC143151283 gene encoding uncharacterized protein LOC143151283 isoform X1: protein MHKSHQNILESLRRNIIADMDVYNGIIQPLKSDYILNDEHIEKIQTGCSKQERAGILLDILPSRGPFAFESFREALRHHYEWLSEQMDKWEENEKSINDTQHVVSPILPPISPLTVIREQKMKDLKSYLMQLNPNGYVVLHGMKGFGKSCLTASTMKDTKFVGNFFYGEVYWIKFGYKRPIDEEIIIQLNRLYHLVKNLEILPESLKPEPLKDSLIHFLKHHFNKEKHCNALLILDDVYDSKIIEAFDFECKTLVITANRDVIWGKSISVFELLDGFTEAETLGLFAKVLDTKVDELPLEAKQIHYECKGMPLLIAMFSAQFEEFKHDMKLRPDRWKYYLNSLINKDENNRVIKIFLDKQKAIFNMCIEQLPIEMRKRYEELVIFREDVNITPQTLEILWGGCPFQVEEMMLDLCHKSLAAKQWNNELHSYIYGVHDLLLLHLRNKFSQKELVEMHKSLIEKYRKYCNGDFSKLPADNYSYSYIGYHLEQAQLYDEFPNIYLNFDFIQATIIHSGLTNLLIDLDNYRKYITKNNGPIYKAYFTDLKRFLDEQASIIVKHRHKKCLDIVQIAMNHPYEGYVKDTAIKLARERSKHLYVFHNKKLGQMDIPWSEEISTEIRTSCFACDPELILIGNGMGEIFLWDSVYKKKKVFYGHDKNCSIKKILTSTEGDCFLSLDDHGIVKLFRLSDDENYDQNHIALLSPRQKQSFWSGIFASTLPHDDSSIVFSVDGEIILDMTFTHDNNYVAACTNRGTIKIWNRYGRIVSQHSHNPQSNSCLKSVTFSMESNLLHLMDETHGGLITYCRCGTEYKYLSQYNSGLQKKKIIFFRDIPEQNNSLFIVTEDKAVYITWFRSNNDHMHSYNKEVRASIENRKIVYVCATITYDGQYLVLADSSGFINVWNVNTGTQPIATYKCRTSSLDTYWLKEEGFHIICGCENQLLHKWKFPVEGFSKSIRKPLFDASVQQFGKPDTVITETPSNTIVTLVGDEIIAESKPIDGKINNLILSSDRKKILFVTNKANSNERTVALFDIEKKETMPILNILQNIELIQILNIQNSNIVVCRGIDDNLRVWQNKELTYLIESAGYIISIHEVNEKHVLTVTRNGIITLWNINGTNWLRIDRITISSNILTTFSCLSYWKTILAVLTEISDVILYKLQEATITSSVCNKITEYFRKKYEQKLTCCEISPKDQYLAIGFVSGDVSIIDISMQEEIHKLCFHTTSVTQLYWAPSVIDAPVLLSVNSDEVVWWNVALAMHIHKQKKRLRGKINRSSSSPSICKSANVRLHMSTSYSANSSIYNAQHQLEGDTTTNGVHNVSKYWKFIEGKDPQQPALLAIVELPSNFLAKVCISTDFTKFLTVDIHGSISTFTLCGYD from the exons ATGCATAAATCACATCAAAATATCCTTGAAAGTCTGCGAAGAAATATAATTGCTGATATGGATGTGTATAATGGTATTATACAACCATTAAAATCTGATTATATATTAAATGACGAACACATAGAGAAGATTCAGACTGGATGTTCTAAACAAGAGAGAGCTGGAATTTTATTAGATATACTTccaag TCGAGGTCCATTTGCATTTGAGAGTTTTCGCGAGGCTTTACGGCATCATTACGAATGGCTTAGTGAACAAATGGATAAAtgggaagaaaatgaaaaaagtataaatgATACACAACACGTTGTTTCACCTATCCTTCCTCCAATTTCACCATTGACTGTGATTAGAGAACAAAAG ATGAAAGACTTAAAATCTTACCTAATGCAATTAAATCCAAATGGATATGTTGTACTTCATGGAATGAAAGGGTTTGGTAAATCATGCTTAACAGCTAGTACAATGAAAGATACAAAATTTGTAGGAAACTTCTTTTAT GGTGAAGTATATTGGATCAAATTCGGGTACAAACGTCCAATTGATGAGGAAATCATAATTCAATTAAACAGACTTTATCATCTTgttaaaaatttagaaatattacCAGAATCATTAAAACCAGAGCCTTTAAAAGATTCATTGATTCATTTCTTGAAACATcattttaataaagaaaaacaTTGTAATGCCTTATTAATTTTAGATGATGTTTACGATAGTAAAATAATCGAAGCATTTGATTTTGAATGCAAAACATTAGTAATTACTGCTAATCGTGATGTCATATGGGGAAAAAGCATTTCTGTATTTgag TTGCTTGATGGCTTCACTGAAGCTGAAACTTTAGGTCTTTTTGCTAAAGTGTTGGATACAAAAGTGGATGAACTTCCTTTGGAAGCAAAACAAATTCATTATGAATGTAAAGGAATGCCTTTATTAATAGCTATGTTTTCCGCTCAGTTTGAGGAATTTAAACATGACATGAAATTACGTCCAGATAGatggaaatattatttgaattcaTTGATAAATAAGGATGAAAACAATCG tgtaattaaaatatttctagaCAAACAAAAAGCAATTTTTAACATGTGTATAGAACAATTACCTATTGAAATGAGAAAACGTTATGAAGAATTGGTCATATTTAGAGAAGATGTGAATATAACCCCACAG ACATTGGAAATTCTTTGGGGAGGATGCCCGTTTCAAGTTGAAGAAATGATGCTAGATTTATGCCATAAATCTCTTGCAGCCAAACAGTGGAACAATGAATTACATAGTTACATCTATGGTGTTCATGATTTATTACTTCTCCaccttcgaaacaaattttcacaaaagGAATTAGTAGAAATGCATAAAtcattaattgaaaaatatcgtaaaTACTGCAATGGTGATTTTTCAAAACTTCCGGCTGACAATTATAGTTATTCATATATTGGATATCACTTAGAACAAGCACAATTGTACGATGAATTtcctaatatatatttaaattttgattttatccAAGCAACAATAATTCACAGTGGCTTAACTAATTTGTTGATCGATCTGGACAACTACAGAAAATATATTACTAAGAATAATGGTCCAATATATAAAGCATATTTTACCGACTTAAAGAGATTTTTAGATGAACAAGCAAGCATTATAGTAAAACATAGGCATAAAAAGTGTTTAGATATAGTACAGATTGCTATGAATCATCCTTATGAAGGCTATGTCAAAGATACGGCCATTAAACTTGCAAGAGAAAGATCTAAACATTTGTATGTGTTCCATAATAAAAAGTTGGGACAAATGGATATACCATGGAGTGAAGAAATTTCAACAGAAATTCGTACATCGTGCTTCGCATGTGATCCAGAGTTAATTTTAATTGGAAATGGAAtgggtgaaatatttttatgggATAgtgtttataaaaagaaaaaagttttcTATGGGCATGATAAAAATTGTAGCATAAAAAAGATTCTCACATCTACTGAAGGCGATTGTTTTTTATCATTAGATGATCATGGTATAGTGAAATTGTTTAGGCTCTCTGATGATGAAAATTACGACCAAAATCATATTGCTCTACTAAGTCCAAGACAAAAGCAATCTTTCTGGAGTGGAATATTTGCGAGTACACTTCCTCACGATGACAGCTCCATAGTGTTTTCTGTGGATGGCGAAATTATACTGGACATGACATTTACACATGACAACAATTATGTTGCAGCTTGTACAAATAGAGGGACGATAAAg ATTTGGAATCGTTATGGGAGAATAGTATCGCAGCATAGCCATAATCCACAGAG TAATAGTTGTCTTAAAAGTGTAACATTTTCTATGGAAAGTAACTTACTTCATCTAATGGATGAAACACATGGTGGTTTAATAACATACTGTAGATGTGGTacagaatataaatatttgtcaCAGTACAATTCAGGCttacaaaagaagaaaattatctTCTTTCGTGATATCCCGGAACAAAATAATTCCTTATTTATTGTTACTGAAGACAAAGCTGTGTATATAACATGGTTTAGATCAAACAATGATCATATGCACAGTTACAATAAAGAAGTAAGAGCAAGTATTGAGAACAGAAAGATCGTTTATGTTTGCGCTACCATAACGTACGATGGTCAATACTTAGTTTTGGCTGATTCTAGTGGTTTTATAAATGTATGGAATGTAAATACTGGAACACAACCAATAGCCACTTATAAATGTCGTACTTCTTCTTTAGATACATACTGGTTAAAAGAAGAAGGATTTCATATTATTTGTGGTTGTGAAAACCAATTACTTCATAAATGGAAATTTCCAGTAGAAGGATTTTCTAAATCAATAAGAAAACCATTATTTGATGCTTCAGTTCAGCAGTTTGGTAAACCAGATACTGTTATTACAGAAACTCCTTCAAATACTATTGTCACATTAGTTGGTGATGAAATAATCGCAGAATCTAAACCAAttgatggaaaaataaataatttaattctttcaTCTGATAGAAAGAAAATACTTTTTGTTACGAATAAAGCAAATTCTAATGAACGTACTGTCGCATTATTTGATATAGAAAAGAAGGAGACCATGCCTAtactaaatattttacaaaacataGAATTAATACAAATTCTAAACATTCAAAACAGCAATATAGTTGTTTGCAGGGGGATAGATGATAATTTAAGG GTATGGCAGAACAAAGAATTAACATACTTGATTGAAAGTGCAGGATATATTATTTCAATTCATGAAGTAAATGAAAAACATGTACTAACAGTAACCCGAAATGGTATAATAACACTTTGGAATATTAATGGTACAAATTGGTTACGAATAGACAGAATAACCATTAGCTCAAACATACTCACTACTTTCAGTTGTTTAAGTTATTGGAAAACTATTCTAGCAGTGTTAACTGAAATTAGCGatgtaattttatataaactGCAAGAAGCTACAATAACATCATCAGTGTGTAACAAAATTActgaatattttagaaaaaaatatgaaCAAAAACTAACGTGTTGTGAAATTTCACCAAAAGATCAATATTTAGCTATTGGTTTTGTAAGTGGAGATGTTTCT ATTATTGATATATCGATGCAGGAAGAAATACATAAACTATGTTTTCATACAACTTCTGTTACTCAACTATATTGGGCACCCTCTGTGATCGACGCTCCAGTTTTACTCTCCGTAAATTCTGATGAAGTGGTGTGGTGGAATGTTGCTTTGGCTATGCATAtacataaacaaaaaaaaagactcAGAGGCAAAATCAATCGTAGTTCAAGTTCTCCTTCTATTTGTAAAAGTGCAAATGTCAGATTGCATATGTCCACTAGTTACAGTGCAAACTCAAGTATATACAATGCACAACATCAATTGGAAGGTGACACTACCACGAATGGTGTACATAATGTAAGTAAGTATTGGAAATTTATTGAAGGTAAAGATCCACAACAGCCAGCATTGTTAGCTATTGTTGAATTACCATCTAATTTTCTTGCAAAAGTATGCATATCTACCGATTTTACAAAGTTTCTTACTGTTGACATACATGGCTCCATTAGTACATTTACTTTATGTGGATATGATTAA